Proteins encoded together in one Cicer arietinum cultivar CDC Frontier isolate Library 1 chromosome 4, Cicar.CDCFrontier_v2.0, whole genome shotgun sequence window:
- the LOC101508870 gene encoding probable WRKY transcription factor 40, translated as MEFSTCVDTSLNLNFNVPSIHKDEVLVEELNRLNCENKRLNETLTNMCENYEAMQKHLSQLMNQDFENQTQQSRKRKFGIKGININNECSNVTDDESLIKRSCRDVSSPNKAYKVLFKTEAFNNSLYVMDGYQWRKYGQKVTKDNPSPRAYFRCSHAPSCPIKKKVKTLQLEIQHVREENNTLRFMVEVMNIKCTKLESHLQEINKEEQKGISSNQIGLVPNLDTTKRARQEFPTTKKSLQVFVKTHPNDDSLMIQDGYQWRKYGQKVTKENASPRAYFRCSIAPSCPAKKKVQKCIHDRSIIVATYDGEHNHVSPHESLRPSSSSTPKVPSSIANNKSPLPTLNDTEVINTDFVVSDNWTQSSTEICEDIMQKCGYGRHIKIKEFASSLIKDPDFTAALAEAVAQTITGQHERQGLNLNLNLSEE; from the exons ATGGAATTCTCAACATGCGTTGATACTTCACTCAATCTTAATTTTAATGTTCCTTCTATACACAAG GATGAAGTTTTGGTTGAAGAGTTGAATCGTCTCAATTGTGAGAACAAGAGGCTGAATGAAACATTGACTAACATGTGTGAGAATTATGAAGCTATGCAAAAACATTTGAGCCAATTGATGAACCAAGATTttgaaaatcaaacacaacaatcaagaaagagaaaatttggtattaaaggcattaatattaataatgagtGTAGCAATGTTACTGATGATGAATCACTAATCAAAAGGTCCTGTAGAGATGTCTCTTCTCCTAATAAGGCTTACAAGGTTCTATTCAAGACAGAAGCATTTAATAATAGCTTA TATGTGATGGATGGATATCAATGGAGGAAATATGGTCAGAAGGTTACTAAAGATAATCCATCTCCTAGAGCTTACTTTAGGTGCTCCCATGCCCCAAGCTGCCCAATTAAAAAGAag gTGAAAACTCTTCAATTAGAGATACAACATGTGAGAGAGGAGAACAATACTCTAAGGTTCATGGTTGAAGTTATGAATATCAAGTGCACAAAACTTGAGTCCCATCTTCAAGAGATCAacaaggaagaacaaaaagggATAAGTTCAAATCAAATTGGGTTAGTACCTAATCTTGATACAACCAAAAGAGCAAGACAAGAGTTTCCCACCACAAAAAAGTCATTACAAGTCTTTGTCAAAACCCACCCTAATGATGATAGTTTG ATGATACAAGATGGATATCAATGGAGGAAGTATGGGCAAAAGGTAACCAAAGAAAATGCTTCTCCTAGAGCTTACTTCAGGTGCTCCATAGCTCCTAGTTGCCCCGCAAAAAAGAAg GTACAAAAATGCATACATGATAGGTCTATCATTGTTGCAACTTATGATGGAGAACACAACCATGTTTCCCCTCATGAGTCATTAAGACCATCATCTTCATCCACACCTAAAGTTCCATCATCAATAGCTAATAATAAATCACCTCTACCAACACTAAATGACACAGAAGTCATAAACACTGACTTTGTTGTTTCTGATAATTGGACTCAATCATCTACTGAAATTTGTGAGGATATCATGCAAAAGTGTGGCTATGGAAGGCACATCAAAATCAAAGAATTTGCAAGTTCCTTAATCAAAGATCCTGACTTCACTGCAGCATTAGCTGAAGCAGTTGCGCAAACCATTACCGGTCAACATGAGCGACAAGGTCTAAATCTCAATTTGAATCTTTCAGAGGAGTGA